The following coding sequences are from one Salinicoccus sp. Bachu38 window:
- a CDS encoding helix-turn-helix transcriptional regulator produces MKNNVAEYRKKMGYSQDKLAEKLGVSRQTIISIEKGRYNPSLSLAMILAELFKMNVEQIFILEDKDYKHPK; encoded by the coding sequence TTGAAAAACAATGTAGCAGAATACAGAAAGAAAATGGGATACTCCCAAGATAAGCTGGCGGAAAAGCTGGGGGTATCAAGACAGACTATTATCTCCATAGAGAAAGGGAGGTATAATCCTTCTCTGTCTTTAGCGATGATACTAGCAGAATTATTTAAAATGAATGTTGAGCAGATCTTCATTTTGGAGGATAAGGACTACAAGCACCCAAAATGA
- a CDS encoding YesK family protein, whose translation MLEGWTPILLIGIVIATILFLISRRVSRKALFLTSIILSLICVGIVIYSIVVVGGWDGMGLGFVTFSGFLGIWVGTISGVIIKKINM comes from the coding sequence ATGTTGGAAGGATGGACACCTATATTGCTCATTGGGATTGTTATTGCTACTATCCTTTTTTTAATATCTCGTAGGGTTTCTAGAAAAGCTCTATTTTTAACTTCCATTATATTGAGTTTAATTTGTGTCGGAATCGTAATTTACAGCATAGTAGTTGTTGGTGGTTGGGATGGCATGGGATTGGGATTTGTTACATTCAGTGGTTTCCTTGGAATATGGGTGGGTACCATAAGTGGAGTAATTATAAAAAAAATAAATATGTAA
- a CDS encoding RDD family protein, with product MKKTAGNKTRLTALMIDYIAIWIYLVLLFITMTLLYMILFDGIPEFNEGSSHLVSFFTTVLPVIIWFSVMEYRSPYGTIGKRKMNLKVEFKDHKYLHSLLRNAVKFLPWQIGHTGVIAAMYRDYSVSWFMLANTGFLLLLIMIGMMLLRKDTRHWGDMLAGTQVIKT from the coding sequence ATGAAAAAGACTGCCGGCAATAAAACACGTCTTACTGCCTTGATGATTGACTATATTGCCATTTGGATTTATCTGGTTCTCCTGTTCATTACGATGACACTGTTGTATATGATTCTTTTCGATGGTATTCCAGAATTTAATGAGGGGAGCTCACACCTGGTCTCTTTCTTTACGACCGTACTCCCTGTCATCATCTGGTTCTCTGTCATGGAGTATAGATCTCCGTATGGCACAATCGGGAAAAGAAAAATGAATCTGAAGGTTGAGTTTAAGGACCATAAGTACCTCCACAGCCTGCTTCGTAATGCGGTGAAATTTCTGCCGTGGCAGATTGGCCATACAGGCGTCATTGCAGCAATGTACAGAGACTACTCAGTAAGCTGGTTCATGCTCGCTAATACTGGCTTCCTCCTTCTCCTTATTATGATTGGCATGATGCTCTTGAGAAAAGATACCAGACATTGGGGAGACATGTTAGCCGGTACACAGGTGATTAAAACCTAG